CACAACTCCTTGATTCTAATTCAACGGGAGTTCAGCGGCGCCCACAACATACATGAAGCACCCATGAAAACCTCGACGACGTTGGAAAACCAGCGAACAACTCGAGTGGGCCTCGACGGTCAGTCTGGGCATCGTGCTCTTCGAAGCTGTGGGACCCGCAGTGCCGCACTAGAGCGCGATCAGAATGGCTTGTCCCCGATTGTCGACGTGCGGTGCAGCAGCCGGATGTCGTCCATCGCATAGCCGCCGCAGGCTTGATGATTGAGGCTGCGATTGTCCCACAT
This sequence is a window from Deltaproteobacteria bacterium. Protein-coding genes within it:
- a CDS encoding TauD/TfdA family dioxygenase, with the translated sequence MWDNRSLNHQACGGYAMDDIRLLHRTSTIGDKPF